Proteins encoded in a region of the Synechococcus sp. BIOS-U3-1 genome:
- the lepB gene encoding signal peptidase I, which produces MSDPSADSTTRQGSWRSLLIWVLLALLLRWQVVEPRWIPSGSMLPTLQLQDRILVEKLRPRFDRLRHQPLPLNSIVVFRVPEPLVQAGYDPDAALIKRLVGRPGDQLEVRDGQLIRNGDVVSEPWLNEAIDYVMAPVTVLDNELWVMGDNRNASLDSHLWGPLPEADVIGTAILRYWPLNRFGPIRFSRPDALVTESTAAIRSNTRRRSMGCLTLSF; this is translated from the coding sequence ATGAGCGACCCGTCCGCCGACTCCACGACACGTCAGGGGAGCTGGCGCTCATTACTGATCTGGGTGCTGCTGGCATTACTGCTGCGCTGGCAGGTCGTCGAACCGCGCTGGATTCCATCGGGATCGATGTTGCCCACCCTGCAATTACAGGACCGCATCCTGGTGGAGAAACTGCGTCCACGCTTTGATCGATTACGACACCAACCGCTTCCGCTGAACAGCATCGTGGTATTCAGGGTTCCTGAGCCACTGGTGCAAGCCGGCTATGACCCAGATGCTGCACTGATCAAGCGTTTAGTGGGTAGGCCCGGAGACCAGCTGGAGGTGCGTGATGGCCAGCTCATACGCAACGGTGACGTTGTGAGTGAGCCCTGGCTCAACGAAGCGATCGACTACGTGATGGCCCCGGTCACGGTGCTCGACAACGAGTTATGGGTCATGGGCGACAACCGCAATGCCAGCCTTGATTCCCACCTCTGGGGTCCCCTGCCGGAAGCGGATGTGATCGGAACGGCAATCCTGCGCTATTGGCCGCTCAACAGGTTCGGTCCGATTCGGTTCTCCCGACCGGACGCATTAGTGACGGAGAGCACAGCTGCGATAAGGTCAAACACAAGACGGAGATCGATGGGATGTTTAACCCTGAGTTTCTGA
- a CDS encoding DUF760 domain-containing protein, producing the protein MFNPEFLTTDNQEGQPVNGLIQYLQDQSPDVLQRVAKSASPDIQDIIRHNVQGLLGMLPGEQFEVKVTSNRDNLANMLASAMMTGYFLRQMEQRKELEETLFGDDEMAIDSDTDL; encoded by the coding sequence ATGTTTAACCCTGAGTTTCTGACCACTGATAACCAGGAGGGTCAGCCCGTCAATGGCCTGATTCAGTACTTGCAGGATCAATCACCTGACGTGTTGCAGCGCGTAGCCAAATCGGCCAGTCCGGACATTCAGGACATCATTCGCCACAACGTTCAAGGATTGCTGGGAATGCTTCCCGGTGAACAGTTCGAGGTGAAAGTCACCTCCAATCGCGACAATCTGGCGAACATGCTTGCCTCCGCGATGATGACTGGTTATTTCCTGCGTCAGATGGAGCAGCGCAAGGAACTGGAAGAGACCCTGTTTGGGGACGATGAAATGGCGATTGACTCCGACACGGATCTCTGA
- a CDS encoding DUF4336 domain-containing protein: MAGDLSATEGISPEDQSWPWWPLLPLYPYGRRATHFEELIPGQIWSLEQLQGVYYVAVPIRLTVVKVPGGLMLVNPLPPTGELLALIRTLEAEHGAVLSIVLPTASGLEHKLPLAPLARAFPQADLWVCPGQWSFPINLPLSWLGVPANRTRVLLDDGVPHREVCEWISLGPLDLGVGRFQEVSCLHRPSAALLVTDALVGISSQPPEVFKHDPAPLLFHARDRGDQPFEDTPDHRRRGWARLVLFASYLRPEPLDVPSWLQVIRYAFRPGLRSARTHFGIYPFAWKPGWLDSAKALMGDDQPRLQVAPVLERLVLPRQRQALIAWLAALEQQRDLRWLVPAHYSAPLTFSTQQVVQLREHLMMREWAPSEGNWEFLGSIDQTLLNLGVVPDSAKSSQ; this comes from the coding sequence ATGGCAGGCGATCTGAGTGCAACTGAGGGCATCTCGCCAGAGGACCAAAGCTGGCCCTGGTGGCCACTGCTGCCGTTGTATCCGTATGGCCGCCGTGCCACCCACTTTGAAGAGCTGATTCCCGGGCAGATCTGGAGCCTTGAGCAACTTCAGGGTGTCTATTACGTGGCGGTGCCGATCCGGCTAACGGTGGTGAAGGTTCCCGGCGGTCTGATGCTGGTGAATCCGCTGCCGCCCACCGGCGAGCTACTTGCGCTGATTCGCACCCTCGAAGCTGAACATGGAGCGGTGCTCAGCATTGTGTTGCCCACCGCTTCAGGTTTGGAGCACAAGCTGCCGTTGGCTCCGCTGGCCAGAGCCTTTCCGCAAGCTGATCTCTGGGTCTGTCCTGGCCAATGGAGTTTCCCGATCAATTTGCCGCTGTCTTGGCTGGGTGTGCCCGCCAATCGAACCAGGGTGTTGCTCGACGATGGCGTGCCCCATCGCGAGGTGTGCGAGTGGATTTCACTGGGGCCCTTGGATCTGGGTGTCGGTCGTTTTCAGGAGGTGAGCTGCCTGCACCGCCCCTCAGCTGCATTACTGGTGACCGATGCCCTGGTTGGTATTTCTTCGCAACCGCCGGAGGTCTTTAAGCACGACCCTGCACCGTTGCTGTTTCATGCCCGTGATCGCGGTGATCAACCCTTTGAAGACACCCCGGATCATCGCCGCCGCGGCTGGGCGAGGCTTGTGTTGTTTGCCTCCTACCTTCGCCCTGAACCGCTGGATGTCCCTAGTTGGCTGCAGGTGATTCGGTACGCCTTTCGGCCTGGTCTGCGCAGTGCAAGAACCCATTTCGGGATCTATCCCTTTGCCTGGAAGCCGGGGTGGCTGGATTCGGCCAAGGCTCTGATGGGAGACGATCAACCACGATTGCAGGTGGCACCTGTTCTGGAGCGTCTGGTGCTGCCCAGGCAACGACAAGCGTTGATCGCCTGGTTGGCTGCTCTCGAACAGCAGCGTGATCTGCGCTGGCTGGTGCCGGCCCACTATTCAGCACCGCTGACCTTCTCAACCCAACAGGTGGTTCAACTGCGCGAACATCTCATGATGAGGGAATGGGCCCCTAGCGAAGGCAACTGGGAGTTCCTAGGAAGCATTGATCAAACACTTCTCAACCTTGGCGTTGTTCCTGACTCTGCTAAGTCATCGCAGTGA